From Brevibacillus marinus, a single genomic window includes:
- a CDS encoding S-layer homology domain-containing protein yields the protein MFRKPLLVLLAFVMAIGTMITTIPPSTVYAAVNFIDFTNRQLNNTDVNNPYEHNSSRIDMEGTLNIVDGRTLTYTVEQIVNKDTLEVGLKSSPNSGIIVQGSKITVTGVQLYPGLNRITFNGTSGGAAYTQYVFVRYIDAPSLYNLQITGGAKTVVIKDTGETIVTPENVSNPRTGTVFIKGNAPNVKQVTVNVIDVATGEAKGTTASVLSNSSFSTAGINLQPGKNLLQFILRTDDQYTETYRTVVYYDGNITFYDEKLVNPSPAGAETKERYLRKLEPFYIEDDDGSSDATGENIQLQAKVIVPNAFTTAEKGLRVSAVYMEADPDGTSGVDPGERIVIEFNQDVEGGTGTDDAAEINDLIGFYYVAGGAGGSVVEIPALDERNPDGGVQTTAEWVNAHTYVITLGEADVEKFAPWAPQANPSLNTNMPFIVFKQELEPEDDPALPGINPAVGIDNDDPDNGSLQLTEDLEIGDVLLIGEGADSQAAVNDANSDKRWVLVGDGSNSGDRVEQLFVVGQPGLVIPENARIVQAVDEDDPAIDTVAENAVTVEDDAATERVLVDTTTGNNDNSTTVRLKVRDTATGNDVGIPANSAVAFSKGELVRFVDDPNAPTNVIYGIVAADATGPASQVKVYAVEPIPADYVLQKVTFAGVAAGPGVRGSEAIGGDNGRVFGKQAISAIGDVNAQLSLNVGSANKAALLGTINSGELLLVGGEPVIVAIPPNPAGAGLQIGDAANSQTTISALPIIGMNGDSLSSGSAISTATVSSPSNIGSVSGSQRVGLDGKLTLAIGGSGTTAAVTAGDVLEINTGSATYYAIATDDVPSGATAIPVVAAPGVLLTGTVNTVSVAANATIAYVADGFTLNGTGNLPFFAAGSFDSTKPSIIRTEVNADGATGNIDAGESINVIFQDPQNQLRTQATSALSGIDTSKVLVEGVYGNGANNRGTFANGDPLGLKGRLRWLGGTSGEKTLQIIMDSNGKQFFSDYGYISLQGAYPREGGGANVPVGNVPLTSNQEAMVLLGGDFDGDDRSAQPDVSKIGGGYIPDYTATIVYKDANGDVIETISGVKLWTIAGESYDESDPYFIFEIKEPLSNNTRSYQTEYWVNLLADNLTLNPVDEQGTADGELRFLLDLPNQPFFHDVNFKASPGNVSSVGQSWLLNLDNFARLSDNTTLYGTPFAVQMVIIDDDTANMTGSGTQGSLPDTSANFDIQVVSTNLAGDSVKLHDNPDKYFVTYNSGKRAAYSIQDETVRIDGVNHKVTYINFLLKELPFEGTQTLTFTLLVNGVPQEIKRTVTYQAGVFVTFDAMYDGQVINIDTTEPKDELVEAVVEKALGGLAGELRNADLSDDAYFEKEGDNQRVYLYVNNFEVSLKRESSSAPNRFNVKTTGTNSTTFEQIYDALLPGENKIVFYYKSNGPTTKQEDIYMRELVIRLSSTNIPVIPVPGTDIYPYPTSFAEPEKDSKRFQGSNGVYVTEEKEFNVYGTFDFIDLGTSRTTVQTKLNALGDDAENYILQIERTDTNTRWTWNLTNEFSLVDGGYVFNNNKDISGLQVMYDTKDQTFAFIIEDQEMPKDGNRAIFTFKVYNSGTSGPYASYTLEISPRNLPYTILRPVPQERNGSINRNYVEVIIEAVGADQVIINDIEAEVIDFDEDNDGDVDYTDVFRAIVMDLKPNKKNTIEFTIINGDDEIEGEFEIMFAQDLIPGAQMMEPMKSSHKVFGDALELDFPKNTYLRRMDPKSPNLYKTQVYADHSILFGIANPVDGVVYRHDYEEWPNSFEASIERSKALLQGSFDYNFKPISPLYWIDAGMADDDDTPEFDDVKHGFLPHQMPSSGLPAFDERRADLMVVPTQRGELTLKFDENVVVDASTWVTVFRYDPEDNTWTNIGGVVNAKNREITVNFDRFGYYVVGKLSHSFNDLISHPYARNHAEAMYVKGIMKPVEVDEFGPDQIISRGEFASMIVRALGVPLNFDPENLNFNDVPLYYDPDDLWDYRYIETAANMGILRGTSAQTFEPNQPITREDASVIIARALELKMETNPAKIERDLQKLFKDYNLISPYSRAAVLAIAKEGYVKGSPIDVNDPKQGYVFEPQAYLLRGDAAIIMANIMADMKKLPELQAVRAN from the coding sequence ATGTTCAGAAAGCCGTTGTTAGTGCTGCTCGCGTTTGTGATGGCGATCGGCACGATGATAACGACCATACCACCGTCGACCGTCTACGCAGCGGTCAATTTCATTGACTTTACCAATCGCCAATTAAACAACACGGATGTGAACAATCCGTATGAGCACAATTCCTCCCGGATCGACATGGAGGGTACGCTGAACATCGTAGATGGACGTACCTTGACCTATACGGTAGAGCAAATCGTGAACAAAGATACGCTGGAAGTCGGCTTGAAATCCAGTCCGAACAGCGGGATCATCGTGCAAGGCTCAAAGATTACGGTTACGGGGGTACAGCTCTACCCCGGATTGAACCGCATCACGTTTAACGGCACCAGCGGCGGGGCAGCCTATACGCAATACGTGTTTGTCCGCTACATTGACGCTCCTTCGCTGTACAACTTGCAAATCACGGGCGGCGCGAAAACCGTCGTGATCAAGGACACCGGCGAAACGATCGTGACGCCTGAGAACGTCAGCAATCCGCGCACGGGCACGGTGTTCATCAAAGGGAACGCCCCCAATGTGAAACAAGTGACGGTCAACGTCATTGATGTCGCGACGGGAGAAGCGAAAGGGACGACCGCTTCCGTCTTGTCCAACTCCAGCTTCTCCACGGCGGGGATTAACCTGCAGCCGGGCAAAAACCTGCTGCAGTTTATCCTGCGCACGGACGACCAGTACACGGAAACGTACCGCACGGTTGTCTACTATGACGGAAACATCACGTTTTATGATGAAAAACTGGTCAATCCATCTCCGGCAGGTGCGGAAACAAAGGAACGCTACCTGCGCAAGCTGGAGCCGTTTTACATCGAGGATGATGACGGCAGCAGTGATGCAACCGGCGAAAACATTCAGCTGCAGGCCAAGGTGATTGTCCCCAATGCCTTCACCACGGCGGAAAAAGGGCTGCGCGTCAGCGCTGTCTATATGGAAGCTGACCCGGACGGCACCTCCGGCGTCGATCCCGGCGAGCGGATCGTGATCGAGTTCAACCAGGATGTGGAGGGCGGCACGGGTACGGATGACGCCGCGGAGATTAACGATTTGATCGGGTTTTACTATGTAGCCGGCGGTGCAGGCGGCAGCGTGGTGGAAATCCCGGCATTGGACGAACGCAATCCCGACGGCGGTGTTCAAACGACGGCCGAGTGGGTAAATGCCCATACCTATGTGATTACATTGGGCGAAGCGGATGTGGAAAAATTTGCGCCATGGGCCCCTCAGGCTAACCCTTCGCTCAATACCAACATGCCGTTTATCGTGTTTAAACAGGAACTGGAACCGGAAGATGATCCGGCGCTGCCGGGCATCAATCCGGCTGTTGGCATCGACAACGACGATCCGGACAACGGTTCGCTGCAGCTCACCGAAGATCTGGAAATCGGCGATGTGCTGCTGATCGGGGAAGGAGCCGATTCGCAGGCCGCCGTGAACGATGCAAACAGCGACAAACGCTGGGTGCTGGTGGGCGACGGTTCCAACAGTGGCGACCGCGTCGAGCAGCTGTTCGTGGTGGGACAACCCGGCCTGGTAATCCCGGAAAACGCACGGATCGTTCAAGCTGTAGATGAGGACGACCCGGCGATCGACACAGTAGCCGAGAATGCAGTTACCGTTGAAGACGATGCTGCGACAGAGCGGGTGCTCGTCGACACTACGACCGGCAACAATGACAACAGCACGACGGTTCGTCTGAAGGTGCGCGATACGGCGACCGGTAATGATGTAGGCATCCCGGCAAATTCTGCTGTCGCCTTTAGCAAAGGGGAACTAGTGCGTTTTGTGGACGATCCAAACGCTCCAACCAACGTAATCTACGGAATTGTCGCAGCGGACGCAACCGGACCGGCCAGTCAGGTAAAAGTGTACGCGGTCGAGCCGATTCCGGCCGACTACGTGCTGCAGAAGGTTACCTTTGCCGGCGTTGCTGCAGGCCCAGGTGTGCGCGGCAGTGAAGCGATCGGCGGGGACAATGGGCGTGTCTTCGGCAAACAAGCAATCAGCGCGATCGGAGACGTAAATGCCCAGCTCTCGCTCAACGTCGGCAGTGCCAACAAAGCGGCCCTGCTGGGCACGATCAACTCCGGTGAACTGCTACTGGTAGGCGGCGAGCCGGTGATTGTCGCGATTCCGCCCAATCCGGCGGGGGCAGGGCTGCAAATTGGCGACGCAGCCAACAGCCAGACGACCATCTCCGCGCTGCCGATCATCGGCATGAATGGAGATTCTTTGTCCAGCGGAAGTGCGATCAGCACCGCTACAGTCTCGTCTCCCAGCAACATTGGATCGGTTAGCGGCAGTCAACGGGTCGGGCTGGACGGCAAGCTTACCCTGGCCATCGGTGGTTCCGGTACGACGGCTGCTGTAACCGCTGGCGACGTGTTAGAGATCAATACAGGCTCTGCCACCTACTATGCAATCGCCACCGATGACGTGCCTTCCGGCGCCACTGCCATTCCGGTTGTCGCCGCACCGGGCGTGCTCCTGACGGGTACGGTCAATACTGTGAGCGTTGCAGCGAATGCGACAATCGCATACGTAGCCGATGGCTTTACCTTGAATGGCACCGGCAATCTGCCGTTCTTTGCCGCCGGCTCCTTTGACAGCACCAAGCCGTCGATTATCCGCACAGAGGTAAATGCGGACGGCGCCACCGGCAATATCGACGCAGGTGAATCGATCAACGTGATCTTCCAGGATCCACAAAACCAGCTGCGCACGCAGGCAACCAGCGCTCTGAGCGGCATTGATACGAGCAAGGTGTTGGTGGAGGGCGTGTACGGCAACGGAGCGAATAACCGCGGTACCTTTGCCAACGGCGACCCGCTCGGCTTGAAAGGCCGGCTGCGCTGGCTGGGCGGGACAAGCGGCGAAAAGACGCTGCAAATCATCATGGATTCGAACGGAAAACAGTTCTTCAGCGACTATGGCTACATCTCCCTGCAGGGTGCGTACCCGAGAGAGGGCGGCGGCGCGAACGTCCCCGTGGGCAATGTGCCATTAACCTCCAATCAGGAAGCGATGGTACTGCTGGGCGGCGACTTCGACGGCGACGATCGGAGTGCTCAGCCGGATGTGAGCAAAATTGGCGGAGGCTACATTCCGGACTATACCGCTACCATCGTGTATAAGGATGCAAACGGCGATGTGATTGAGACGATTAGCGGCGTCAAACTGTGGACGATCGCCGGTGAGAGCTACGACGAGAGTGATCCGTATTTCATCTTCGAGATCAAGGAACCATTGTCCAACAATACGCGCAGCTACCAGACGGAATACTGGGTCAATCTGCTGGCGGACAACCTGACGCTGAATCCGGTTGATGAGCAGGGGACGGCAGACGGTGAACTGCGCTTCCTGCTGGATCTGCCGAATCAGCCGTTCTTCCACGACGTCAACTTTAAGGCATCGCCTGGAAACGTAAGCAGTGTGGGACAAAGCTGGCTTTTAAATCTGGACAATTTTGCCCGGCTGTCCGACAACACGACCCTGTACGGTACGCCTTTTGCCGTTCAGATGGTGATCATTGACGATGATACGGCAAACATGACTGGTTCAGGGACGCAAGGAAGTTTGCCCGATACGAGCGCGAACTTCGACATTCAAGTCGTCTCGACCAACCTGGCCGGAGATTCGGTCAAGCTGCACGACAATCCGGACAAGTATTTTGTCACCTACAATTCAGGCAAAAGGGCCGCTTATTCGATCCAGGACGAAACGGTTCGCATCGATGGCGTAAACCATAAAGTGACCTATATCAACTTCCTGTTGAAGGAACTGCCGTTTGAAGGCACGCAGACGCTCACTTTCACCTTGCTGGTGAATGGCGTGCCGCAGGAAATCAAGCGCACGGTTACCTACCAGGCAGGGGTATTTGTAACCTTTGACGCGATGTACGATGGCCAGGTGATCAACATCGACACGACCGAACCGAAGGACGAGCTGGTCGAAGCAGTCGTGGAAAAGGCGCTTGGCGGTCTGGCTGGTGAACTGCGCAACGCTGACTTGTCCGATGATGCCTATTTCGAAAAAGAAGGCGACAATCAGCGAGTGTACCTCTATGTCAACAACTTTGAGGTCTCGCTGAAACGGGAGAGCAGCAGTGCGCCCAACCGCTTCAACGTGAAGACGACGGGGACGAACTCCACCACCTTTGAGCAGATTTACGATGCGCTGCTGCCGGGTGAGAACAAGATCGTCTTCTACTACAAGTCGAACGGGCCGACGACCAAGCAGGAAGACATCTATATGCGCGAATTGGTGATCCGGCTGTCTTCCACCAACATCCCGGTGATCCCGGTTCCGGGAACGGATATTTACCCGTATCCGACCAGCTTTGCGGAACCGGAAAAAGACTCCAAACGCTTCCAAGGTTCCAACGGGGTCTATGTGACGGAAGAGAAGGAATTCAACGTGTACGGTACGTTTGACTTCATCGACCTGGGCACTTCGCGCACGACCGTACAGACGAAGTTAAACGCGCTGGGTGACGATGCCGAGAACTACATCTTGCAGATCGAGCGCACCGACACAAATACCAGGTGGACCTGGAATCTGACCAATGAGTTCTCGCTGGTCGACGGCGGGTACGTGTTCAATAACAACAAGGATATCAGTGGTCTGCAAGTGATGTACGACACGAAAGATCAGACGTTCGCCTTTATTATCGAAGATCAGGAGATGCCCAAAGACGGCAACCGGGCCATCTTCACCTTTAAGGTATACAACTCCGGCACTTCGGGGCCGTATGCCAGCTACACGCTGGAGATCTCGCCGCGAAACCTGCCGTATACCATTTTGCGTCCGGTACCGCAGGAGCGGAACGGCTCGATCAACCGCAACTACGTGGAAGTGATCATCGAAGCGGTGGGGGCCGATCAGGTGATCATCAACGATATCGAAGCGGAAGTAATCGACTTTGACGAGGACAACGACGGCGACGTCGATTACACCGATGTGTTCCGCGCCATCGTGATGGACCTGAAGCCGAATAAAAAGAACACCATCGAATTTACGATCATCAACGGGGACGACGAAATCGAGGGCGAATTTGAGATCATGTTTGCTCAGGATCTCATCCCGGGAGCGCAGATGATGGAGCCGATGAAAAGCAGCCACAAGGTTTTCGGCGACGCGCTTGAGCTGGACTTCCCGAAAAACACGTATCTGCGCCGGATGGACCCGAAAAGCCCCAACCTGTACAAGACGCAGGTGTACGCGGACCATTCCATCCTGTTCGGCATCGCCAACCCGGTTGATGGTGTCGTTTACCGGCACGACTATGAGGAGTGGCCGAACAGCTTTGAAGCGAGTATCGAGCGGAGCAAGGCCTTGCTGCAGGGGTCGTTTGACTACAATTTCAAACCGATTAGCCCGCTTTACTGGATTGACGCCGGGATGGCCGACGATGACGATACGCCGGAGTTCGATGATGTGAAGCACGGCTTCCTGCCGCATCAAATGCCGTCGTCCGGGCTGCCGGCCTTCGACGAGCGGCGTGCCGACTTGATGGTTGTGCCTACGCAGCGCGGCGAACTGACGCTCAAGTTTGACGAAAACGTGGTGGTCGATGCGTCCACGTGGGTGACGGTATTCCGCTACGATCCGGAAGACAACACTTGGACCAACATCGGCGGCGTGGTCAATGCGAAGAACAGGGAGATCACGGTGAACTTCGATCGCTTTGGCTATTACGTGGTGGGCAAACTGTCCCATTCCTTTAACGACCTGATTTCTCACCCGTATGCACGCAACCATGCGGAAGCGATGTACGTCAAAGGGATCATGAAACCGGTCGAAGTGGACGAATTCGGACCAGACCAGATCATCTCGCGCGGCGAGTTCGCCTCGATGATCGTCCGCGCGTTGGGAGTGCCGCTCAATTTCGATCCGGAGAACCTGAACTTCAATGACGTGCCGCTGTACTACGATCCGGATGACCTGTGGGATTACCGCTACATTGAAACAGCGGCCAACATGGGGATTTTGCGCGGTACCTCGGCGCAAACCTTTGAACCAAACCAGCCGATCACGCGCGAAGATGCCTCGGTCATCATCGCCCGTGCTTTGGAATTGAAGATGGAGACCAACCCCGCCAAGATCGAACGCGACCTGCAAAAGCTGTTCAAGGACTACAACCTGATCAGCCCGTACAGCAGGGCGGCGGTGCTGGCCATCGCCAAAGAGGGCTACGTCAAGGGATCGCCGATCGATGTCAACGATCCGAAACAAGGCTATGTCTTCGAACCGCAAGCCTACCTGCTGCGCGGCGATGCGGCGATCATCATGGCCAACATCATGGCAGATATGAAGAAACTGCCGGAACTGCAGGCCGTCCGTGCAAACTGA
- a CDS encoding glycosyltransferase family 4 protein, with protein sequence MSSYLFGLLTSLMIAFLTTPYVKRLAVKLGAVDKPDARKVHTKVMPRMGGLAIYLGYVVSLFLFVPLTKEIIGIFLGGTIILLVGMLDDRFQLTPRWKLLGQLVGVAVVVIPFGLKIGVVNLPFGGIVDFTSGWLAWLAIPITIVWIVGVTNAVNLIDGLDGLSAGVSAIATATIAVMAILMHDAVVSTYCFVLLGAILGFLYFNFHPARIFMGDTGALFLGFNLAALSVMGFKEALFVSFIIPIVVLGVPLWDTFFAIVRRIINKKPISSPDKGHLHHCLLNMGLSHRATVITIYGVSLLFGATAILLTKTEALWASLIIMGILLVIIHLATEVTGLVGRRHRPIINAYRRLTRRTH encoded by the coding sequence ATGTCCAGCTATCTATTCGGGCTCCTGACGTCGCTCATGATTGCGTTTTTGACGACACCTTATGTGAAACGTCTGGCAGTCAAGCTGGGAGCAGTGGATAAACCGGATGCGCGAAAAGTACATACGAAAGTCATGCCGCGGATGGGCGGATTGGCGATATACCTGGGGTATGTGGTCTCGTTGTTTTTGTTTGTCCCCCTCACCAAAGAAATCATCGGGATCTTTCTCGGTGGAACGATCATCCTCCTCGTCGGCATGTTGGATGACCGCTTTCAGCTTACCCCGCGCTGGAAACTGCTGGGGCAGTTGGTCGGCGTCGCTGTCGTGGTCATCCCGTTTGGCTTGAAGATCGGGGTGGTCAATTTGCCGTTTGGCGGGATCGTTGACTTTACCAGCGGTTGGCTGGCCTGGCTGGCCATCCCGATCACGATCGTCTGGATCGTCGGCGTGACCAACGCGGTCAATCTGATTGACGGACTGGACGGATTGTCGGCGGGCGTATCGGCCATCGCAACCGCCACGATCGCCGTGATGGCCATCCTGATGCACGACGCCGTCGTTTCCACCTACTGCTTTGTGCTGTTGGGGGCGATTCTCGGCTTCCTGTATTTCAATTTTCACCCGGCCCGCATTTTCATGGGCGATACGGGGGCGCTGTTTCTCGGCTTTAACCTGGCGGCACTCTCGGTGATGGGCTTTAAAGAGGCGCTGTTCGTCTCCTTCATCATCCCGATCGTCGTGCTGGGCGTGCCGCTGTGGGATACATTTTTTGCGATTGTCCGCCGGATTATCAACAAAAAGCCGATCTCCAGCCCGGACAAAGGGCATCTGCACCACTGCCTTTTGAACATGGGCTTGTCCCATCGGGCCACGGTGATCACAATCTACGGCGTGAGCCTCCTGTTTGGGGCCACCGCCATCCTGTTGACCAAGACGGAAGCGCTGTGGGCTTCGCTTATCATTATGGGCATTTTGCTTGTCATCATACATTTGGCAACGGAAGTCACGGGCCTGGTCGGCAGAAGGCACCGTCCGATCATCAACGCATACCGCCGCCTGACCCGCCGGACACACTGA
- a CDS encoding WecB/TagA/CpsF family glycosyltransferase — protein MQVAKILGVPFTTRGFEETVTHLTARIAAGERTHVVTANPEVVMVARANPRLRAILDQAYVVPDGIGIVYAARWLKYPLRERVTGIELMTALMERADAYGWRVYLLGAASEVVRKAAAELGRHYPHAQIVGWRDGYYRKEEEEAIAEEIAAKRPDLLFVALGAPRQDEWIHTYWDRLQVPLAMGVGGSFDVWAGAVKRAPQIWQKMHLEWLYRLLKQPSRWRRQLAIPQFVAAVLWEKWTQRTESQG, from the coding sequence ATGCAAGTCGCAAAGATTCTGGGTGTACCGTTTACAACGCGTGGCTTTGAGGAGACAGTGACTCACCTGACGGCACGAATTGCGGCAGGCGAGCGGACCCATGTGGTGACAGCCAACCCGGAGGTGGTGATGGTCGCTCGCGCCAATCCCCGTTTGCGGGCGATTTTGGACCAAGCCTATGTCGTGCCCGACGGCATCGGCATCGTCTATGCGGCGCGGTGGTTGAAATATCCGCTGCGCGAGCGCGTGACCGGGATTGAGCTGATGACGGCCTTGATGGAACGCGCCGATGCGTACGGCTGGCGCGTCTACCTGCTGGGGGCAGCCTCCGAGGTGGTCCGCAAAGCGGCGGCGGAACTGGGCCGGCACTATCCGCACGCGCAGATTGTCGGCTGGCGCGACGGGTACTACCGCAAAGAGGAAGAAGAAGCGATCGCAGAGGAAATCGCCGCCAAGCGGCCGGATCTGCTGTTCGTGGCGCTGGGTGCTCCCAGGCAGGATGAGTGGATTCACACCTATTGGGACCGGCTGCAGGTCCCGTTGGCGATGGGCGTAGGCGGCAGTTTTGACGTTTGGGCTGGCGCTGTGAAGCGCGCCCCGCAGATTTGGCAGAAGATGCATCTGGAGTGGCTGTACCGCTTGCTCAAGCAGCCTTCCCGTTGGCGACGGCAACTGGCGATTCCGCAGTTCGTCGCTGCCGTTCTGTGGGAAAAGTGGACACAGCGAACAGAGTCGCAAGGCTAA
- the fabZ gene encoding 3-hydroxyacyl-ACP dehydratase FabZ, with amino-acid sequence MELAAVLDSRQIQAIIPHRYPFLLVDRIIELEAGKRAVGLKNVTVNEPFFQGHFPQYPVMPGVLIVEALAQVGAVAVLSMEEHKGKIAFFAGIDGFRFKEQVTPGDTLHLAVELTRLRGTLGKGHAVARVADKVVAEGDLMFALAKE; translated from the coding sequence ATGGAATTGGCGGCAGTTCTTGATAGCAGACAGATTCAGGCGATTATACCGCACCGCTACCCCTTTTTACTGGTGGATCGGATCATCGAGCTGGAAGCGGGCAAACGGGCGGTTGGCTTGAAAAACGTTACGGTGAATGAGCCGTTCTTTCAAGGGCACTTTCCGCAATACCCGGTCATGCCCGGGGTGCTGATCGTCGAAGCGCTGGCCCAGGTGGGGGCGGTAGCCGTGCTCAGCATGGAAGAGCACAAGGGCAAAATCGCTTTTTTTGCCGGGATTGACGGTTTTCGCTTCAAGGAACAGGTGACACCAGGCGATACACTGCATTTGGCAGTGGAATTGACGCGGCTGCGGGGCACACTAGGGAAAGGACATGCCGTCGCGCGCGTGGCGGACAAAGTGGTGGCGGAAGGTGACCTGATGTTTGCCCTTGCGAAGGAATAG
- a CDS encoding CDP-alcohol phosphatidyltransferase family protein, producing the protein MNVPNALTIFRILLVPVYLFVFFSSYPQRIEIAYIILIIAGLSDIIDGYIARNYKMVTEFGKMMDPFADKLMMLAVITSFFLTERISLGAALFFFARDVGMIVASAIFHFRGKKTVPANVFGKVTTVLFYMVFTLIMFQYPYAEMCLWIVIAFSFVTSAVYAVKLRLINKAS; encoded by the coding sequence ATGAACGTTCCTAATGCGCTAACGATCTTTCGCATTTTACTGGTTCCCGTTTATCTGTTCGTCTTTTTTTCATCATATCCCCAGCGCATCGAAATCGCTTATATCATCCTGATCATCGCCGGTTTATCGGATATCATTGATGGATACATTGCCAGAAACTACAAGATGGTTACGGAATTTGGAAAAATGATGGATCCTTTCGCAGACAAGCTCATGATGTTGGCGGTAATTACATCATTTTTTTTGACAGAGCGGATAAGTTTGGGAGCCGCCCTGTTTTTCTTTGCCCGCGACGTCGGGATGATCGTCGCCTCCGCAATTTTTCACTTTCGCGGCAAAAAGACCGTACCGGCCAATGTGTTCGGAAAGGTGACGACGGTTCTTTTTTACATGGTGTTTACGCTGATCATGTTCCAGTATCCGTACGCGGAGATGTGCCTGTGGATCGTCATCGCCTTTTCGTTTGTCACCAGCGCCGTCTACGCGGTCAAACTGCGCCTGATTAACAAGGCGTCTTAA
- a CDS encoding ISLre2 family transposase codes for MRECNTEFPTMKELETLLFRKLQEQFAAGMARLLESLDECLMHQRDHSRYRLKDQREVQIDTIFGTVRFKRRLYQDRVKGRHVFLLDQMLAFDGREKLSPFLEEVATKFASQGPSYRDSANRLEALLGYRALSHEAIRDKLIARAEQEANVLPEATRRVAHVLFVEVDGLYTSLQRHHQRGMENRMAIVHEGWERNGSRVSLKYKRHYLHTTKGDFWEGFGDFLVRHYDMDENTWLVVNGDGAKWIGECESYFHRCIYTLDRFHVARELRRFLGHLPKAWQTVRQALAAFDSAALLAAVESVPEEKIREENRNEWRKYVAYLRQHRRHLIDYREVLREAGIDTTGMRPMGSAESQMRVMAKRTKRGGYSWSVRGVQAMLQAIIARQEGRRLGGQTKEEAFHLQPMIRVKDLLREVKEQAKGYINGVIRVLHGPYQSSPTGLALKALRG; via the coding sequence ATGCGTGAGTGTAACACGGAATTTCCGACAATGAAAGAGCTAGAAACCCTGTTATTTCGGAAGTTACAGGAACAATTTGCTGCAGGTATGGCTCGCTTGCTGGAATCACTGGACGAGTGTCTGATGCATCAACGGGATCATTCACGCTATCGGTTAAAGGACCAGCGAGAAGTCCAGATCGACACGATCTTTGGTACGGTTCGATTTAAACGGCGCTTGTATCAGGATCGCGTGAAGGGTCGACATGTGTTTTTGTTGGACCAGATGCTGGCCTTTGACGGGCGGGAGAAACTCAGCCCGTTTTTGGAAGAGGTAGCGACCAAGTTTGCCAGCCAAGGTCCCTCGTACCGGGACAGCGCCAACCGCCTGGAAGCGTTGCTGGGGTATCGGGCACTGAGCCATGAGGCAATCCGAGACAAATTGATCGCTCGAGCGGAGCAGGAGGCAAACGTGTTGCCGGAAGCGACCCGAAGGGTGGCCCACGTGCTGTTTGTGGAAGTGGATGGACTTTACACCTCGTTGCAGCGGCATCACCAGAGGGGAATGGAAAACCGAATGGCGATCGTGCATGAGGGATGGGAAAGGAATGGGAGCCGGGTGAGTCTGAAATACAAACGACATTACCTGCATACGACGAAGGGAGACTTCTGGGAAGGGTTTGGCGACTTTCTGGTTCGTCATTACGACATGGATGAAAACACGTGGCTGGTGGTCAATGGGGACGGAGCGAAATGGATCGGGGAATGCGAATCGTACTTTCACCGCTGTATTTACACACTGGATCGCTTTCATGTGGCACGAGAATTACGGCGTTTCCTGGGACACCTGCCCAAGGCGTGGCAGACGGTACGGCAGGCGTTGGCTGCGTTTGATTCGGCTGCATTGCTTGCGGCGGTAGAATCGGTACCGGAGGAAAAGATACGGGAAGAGAATCGGAACGAATGGCGAAAATACGTGGCGTATTTACGGCAACATCGAAGGCATCTGATCGACTATCGAGAGGTACTTCGTGAAGCTGGAATCGATACGACAGGCATGCGACCAATGGGAAGTGCAGAGTCGCAAATGCGGGTGATGGCCAAAAGGACGAAACGAGGGGGCTACAGTTGGAGTGTACGGGGGGTACAGGCGATGTTGCAAGCGATAATAGCTCGACAAGAGGGACGGCGGTTAGGAGGTCAGACGAAAGAGGAAGCGTTCCATTTGCAACCGATGATACGAGTGAAGGATTTGCTGCGGGAGGTCAAAGAACAAGCGAAAGGCTACATAAACGGAGTGATCCGCGTGTTGCACGGGCCATATCAAAGCAGCCCTACCGGGCTGGCATTAAAAGCCCTTCGCGGATGA